The sequence GTCaaatgggaggggggtggggtcacaaccttgcactgtgtgggaaacaatcacccggcagtgattttccccgaattggccaattactGGCCAGAAGGTggactcgctgtccaattaaggatggcaagggGCCCTTGAAGCTGTAGCCCCAACAGGAGGCCCTAAAGCAGCAGTAGCTTTCAGTTCAAAGACATGGAGAGGGCGTTCCATTTTGAGGTGCCTTATCTCCAATCttttaaacttttaaatttaaaaatgcccGCAGCAGCCAGGGACGGCCTCAAAGCCTACCTGGAGCGCTTGACAGCATCcctgtctgccactgggaggccacctccaggcagctggcttAGTCCCTGACCCtcagctgactggaaaattcctctGACAAAATTCCTGAATTCGCCTTTAAATACCCTGAATTCGCCTGTGGGCGGGTAGCCCTACTGCCCCTCCATTCCACTTCCAGGAAAATGGCCCAAGGGTGGGATGGTGCCAGCGAATCAGCATACGGCTCGCGGCGGTGAATTTTTGTGCCTGCCCACCTCTGCACTCACCCCTCATTGGGGCCTCAAGCTCCTGCCTAGGCCTTGTTTTGAAAGACAACTGTCTTCATCAAAATTTGTCCAAAAaatcttttaaaaatgttttaatacaaGCACAAGATTTATTAAAAGACTTTATGGTGCCACTCCCATGTATCATAATAACAGCAAATACTGTAGCTCGCTTCTATTACTTTCTCAGTTAAGTAAAATTTAACAAATATGTTTTCATGAGGGTTGTCAGATTTTAAGATCTACTTTTATCTATCATAAAAACAGTAAGTATACAGTTTGTCCTTGCCAAAAGGGGCAGACATTGATGAGAATGATGAATCTTCATCAGGATCAGATTCTtcattagcaataacctgctcagtgatgctcagtttgggttccgacagggccactcagcacctgacctcattacaggcttggttcaaacatggacaaaagagctgaactcaagaggtgatgtgagagtgactgtccttgacatcaaggcggtatttaaccgagtatggcatcaaggagccctagcaaaactggagtcaatgggaatcagggggaaaactctctgctggttcgagtcatacctagcgcaaaggaagatggttgtggttgttggaggtcaatcatctgagctccaggacatcactgcaggcgttcctcagtatagtgtcctaggcccaaccatcttcagctgcttcatcaatgaccttccttcaatcataaggtcagaagtggggatgttcgctgatgattgcacaatgttcagcaccattcgcgactcctcaaatactgaagcagtccatgtagaaatgcagcaagacctggacaatatccaggcttaggctgataagtggcaagtaatatttgtgccacacaagtgccaggcaatgaccatctccaacaagagagaatctaaccatctccccatgacattcaatggcattaccattgctgaatcccccactatcaacatcttaggggctactattaaccagaaactgaactggagtagccatataaataccatggctacaagagcaggtcagaggctaggtatcctgcggcatgtaactcacctcctgactccccaaagcctgtccaccatctacaaggcacaagtcaggagtgtgatggaatactctccacttgcctggatgggtgcagctccaacaacactcaagaagctcgccaccatccaggacaaagcagcccgcttgattggcacaccatccacaaatgttcactccctccatcaccgatgcacagtggcagcagtgtgtaccatctacaagatgcactgcagcaacgcaccaaggctccttcaacagcaccttccaaacccgcgacctctaccacctcgaaggacaagagcagcagatgcatgggaacatcaccacctgcaagttcccctccaagtcacacaccatcctgacttggaactatattgccattccttcaccgtcgctgggtcaaaatcctggaactcccttcctaacagtactgtgggtctactaccttacatggactgcagcgattcaagaaggcagctcaccatcaccttctcaagggcaattagggatgggcaataaatgctggcatagccagtgacgcccacatcccatgaataaataaaaaaaaggagTTACATGACTATGGATATAAATATTCAGGATACTTGCACCAAGGAACTACATCGAAAATATACTTCAAGATGTCAGATGGAGCTTGCAAAACCAAACTTGAATGGTTCGAAGAATACATAAATATTTTCCACAATATTGAAATCTCCAATGCCTTCCAACCTTGTGGAAAACAGAAATGGGCAAATATAAAGTCCCCATATTTTGCTTATACATGCATGGCACAGCAACACACAATGCATGTGAACAAAGATCATAGTTACATAGAGTTACATACAGTCGGCacaccgaaacaggccatttggttcaACTGGTCTACACCAGCATTTATAGTCTGCACAAGCCTCTTCCCATCCTCTTCATCTAACAATATCAGCATATCCTATTCTTTTGTCTCTCATGTGCTTTTCTCGCTTGCCTTAAATGTatttatactatttgcctcaactcctccttgtggtagagaattccacactgTTATGCCTCTggttaaagaggtttctcctgaattccttattaggtCAGTACAATACAAATTGCAACTGAAATACTAGGGCAAAAATACATTTGAAAGCAGGTCATTAGACCTCTTTGCAGGTGATGGCGCAGGTTTGATGAACCTGAAGAACTGAAGAAAAGACTTTTACACTGCAAAATTAAATTATAAAGCACGATCACCTCCTATGCAGACCGAAAATACAGGCAAGCAAAGAGATTTGCAGTGCACCTTTCGCATAGAATTTGGAAGGCAACAAACTGCATGCAGTTGAAACTCAATTATCTGGATTCCGACTATCTGTTATACCAAATATCCATTAGAGTTTTTGCAGGTCAAAGCCTTGTAAGACACATGACCTAATTGTACATCTTCCTTCCTTACTTGTATTTCATTTTTTCTTGGTGAATAACACTACAAAATTGGAGCAAATAATGTGTGCTTGATACAGTAATGTCAGCACTGCTACTTGACATGTTTTGAGATGCAGAATCCTATATTATTACCAGATGTGTCCTCCCTTTAACTTATCCAAAACTCAGCTGTCTGTGTCTTGGTCTTCTTGATGCAAGAGGTGACTAAAAACCTAGTTGGAAAATAGGGTTCAAGAAGGCTTTAATGGTAGACACAAAAGTGAAGAAGCAAAGGGATTTAGAAAGGATTTggggaattttatggggcctgcaaaAGCGACTTTCATGGCAggcggggtgacttaattaagcgTGAAATGATATTTCACATTCCTGACAGCGTTTTTTTTAGATTATGTCAGCAGTGTGTTTGCGGTGGGTCGGTGTTGACCCCATCATGTGGCAGGCTCCAGATTTCCATACATTTGCATAGCATGAATACTCATTATTTTATAATTATTTGAAATTAAGTCCTACCTATCAGATCAAGTCAGTGGTGCATGGGAATCTCGTGGCATCCAGTTCACATTCATTTAAAGGTGACGTGCAAAAGttatctttgtgcagttgtggccGAGGTCAGTGATTTTCTTTCTTGACCTCTTTGGCACAAGGAAAgctaacattggaatggatgtttggctccagactCAGACCAGCAAGGGCGATTCTAATGCAGTGATGTTGGGGAAGGCATGGTGAGGGGCAGGACACAGGTTGGGGTCGAGGGTGGGTGGAGGTGCAGGGAAGGACACAAGGTGGGTCTCAGGTACCTGGCTGTGCGGGAGAGGGACTATTCTATCATCCAGGGTGTGTATTAATTATTGTTGCTGCTGCAgttggtgtgggggggtggggtggaggcgggTGTGCGGCGCAGTTGTTTTGAGCAGAAGATTGAAGTGTGGTCATTGCgggcctaaagggaggggtgaGTGCTGTCCACATTGAGGTCTTGTGTGGTGAAGTCAGGGTattggctggcagagggaacagtcacagtaACGGGGGCAGTTAGatttggtggggggaaggtcaagacttaggGTTGGGTATTGGATTGGATCATAGGGAGGTGAACGGGACTCGGCAATTACATGGAGTTGGATAACTGGGGGATCAAGGGTGAGACTGGGCATATCGATGGTGACTGGTATAGGAACAGTGGGGAGAGATGGCATGTACAAGTTAATGACTGAGGTAAGGTGGGGAGTTCAAGAGTCACAGAGGGAAGGTGCAAGGTTACGTCAGGTGGGTCAAGAGCGATGTGTGGAGGCTAGAAGGTAGCAGGAGGAGGGTGGAATTGCCTTAATTGTAACATGCACCATTTTTTCAAATGATCCTGGAGACCACATGGCCATTCAAGGATTGCAAATCAAAGTGGGAGGAGACCAGTGATGGGTGGGTAGATTTTAGGTTGTGTACAAAGTTAGGCACATACAAGCTGTCTGCTCATTACTTTAGTGGTTGAACTCCATGGTGACTTTTAACATTGGTCTTATTTTACTAGTTGCAAAGCTGCAAGGACATGGATCTCGTACACCCAATATTTCTGCTACCATGGGAATAAGAGCAGAGGAtgcgactaaggagggctcttgccACTCAGCAGCTGCTTCCGCAAcaccagcagcaggcagcacaagagggtgaggctgctcagaatgatgccatccaggGAAGGCATTATAGAAGATGGACGCTGGCATGTcagcacatcctcaggacaagggcaAGCTACTTTCAAATGTCCGAGAGGCAATGAAGATGTCATGTGAGATGGCCAGTGAAATTTGGGAGATCATAAGCATGACCTGCAACCACAAGATTTTGGTGGGAAtctcatgccagttgccctcaaggtgacggcTGCACTCAATTGTTTTGCTAGTGGTACTTTCCAGGGCTCAATAGGTGACATGTGTGGCATCTCAGAGGCTGCGCtccataggtgcatcaaagaggtgaccaatgccctattccatCATGCCAATGATTTTGTCTATTTCCCAATAGACAAGGACAGCCCAGCAACAAGGTCAGAGGCCTTCGGTGCCATCGCTCATTTCCCTAGACTGCAAGGGGTGATTGAGTGCACTCATGTGGTCATTAGAGCTGCCTGGGACCAGACTGCTGCATTTGTTAATCGCAAAGGTGTTCACTCTTTGAGCATTCAACTAGTTTGTGACCACAGGTGAAACATCATGCAGGTCTGCGCTCGTTTCTCCAGCAGCTATCAAGACTCATACATTTTGTGTAACTCACAGCCACCAGGATTTTTTGAAGCACATCCCAATTAGGCGGCcgtatcctgggtgacaagggttacccacatTTGACATGGTTAATGAGACCAGTGCGGCATCTCCAAAACACAGCTGAAAAGCGATACAATGCTGCTCACACAttcaccagagccatcatcgaacacaccattGGATTGCTGAAAATCTGCTTCCGCtaccttgaccagtctggaggggcttTTCAGTATGCATCACAGAGGGTCTCACAAATAATCatagtctgctgtgcactgcacaacctggcaatgcaaCGCAGGCATATTTTGCATGCAGAAGAACGGGAGGAACAGCAGTCCTTCTCGGATGAGGATGAATAGGAAGAGCCTGAGGAGGAGTCCAATAATGTGAATGAGAATTTTAAGGATGTTAGGGCCATGGAGAGATGTGCACGGGACATCAGAGAGAACCTTATCTTTTCCCATTTCAGCTAAGAGTGAGGCACGCAATtgattaaaaatttaaaaaaaaattaacttcaCGGAATGTTCTCATACCCCTGTGACCTGATTCATTGTTGTAATCGAAAAGCAGGTCTCGTTTATCATCAACAATTGCAACTGCAGTGGAGATGTGCTCAATGCCCTATGTGTTATAAAATTCATTGTAAACTACCTGTGTCTCCATGGAAATAGTGTCTTGCATATATGACCCCTTGAACACAATCTGCTACACCATTACAGCACTTTGATTAAACCTGCACATCAAAATAGATCCAGGTTGTGATGGAGCCGCAACAGCTCCTATATAAGGCATGTAAGGGAGGGCCTACAGAACTTACATTAGAAAGCATGTCACTATGGAATACTGTGACAAATCTTCAAGCTACATGCAGctgtcattgaagactgaaggctccaGCGTCAAAGAAAACAACATAATGGTCCTTTCCAAAAATCCATTGTAATGTTACAAACAGGCGGTAAGggatatgggtggttcccactgttcacctcccaactgacagcaatagtgttttgtttaaaatgatgaggtaGCCCATGAAAGTTTTTtacggtcaaataaacagacaaatgacaggttttcttggaaGTTAAAAAAAGAGATAAGTATGTATTTTTATGCAATTCCTGAAATGGTTACAACCCCGCCCATGCACACATTCATTCAGAcctgcatacacaagaatagatagatagatagagaggagaaGGGTATgtggtttaaagtgaggtaggtgtttgtaTGGTATGTTATGGTATggtaacctgttgaattttctcaggaggacagtcttTTTTAAAGGTGCGGGCCAGGGTGTTTGTAGTCTTAAACTGGTTGAGGTGTTGCAGATTttgggtggttaagacttcaggctGGAGATGGTggccactttcagttctctgctgcagcaagttaaagtgtagaattagcagcagggctccttccttgcctGGCTGAATTTCTTGCCACAgctgaactgctttctgtgatgttgcttgatctctgtcttctctctccagGGGGACTATCTTTTAAGgtgaaaatccatcacattagcatTTTTGTTATCTGACACATGGCCTTCtctcctggtgtgaccacacaatggacaatGATATGGAATCCATGGCTATTTATTGATATCTCATGGGTACCATTCTGTTTAAATGAGTctgcttcacaccttctttgtctcagaataaatccattcaattcaggaatgttgcttgatggtttcaggatgggtgttgtTGACACCTCTTGGTCTGGATTGTATCCTCCTGTCTTTTCAAGgcagtgaggcagtttttgaatacacaggccaggtcatctgacctttggtggcatctttgcagcacattgtgtactttttttaaaggaaaagtcaatttcaaggagttcacattgaataaagtttataTCTGAATAATTAGGAATATGATacatctttactgggcatgacagtaaGCATAAATGCGTGCCAGCTAGAAAGCACCAATAATCATTACCCTTTTCAGCTTGACAACGTCAAATGATATGAGAATGCATCAAAAATCAAATCATATAAATGTATTTTAAAAATTATCATTTGCAGTTACACTATTTTAAACACCTGTGTCACCTTCATGCTCATAATTCCTTAATTTTCCTTTTCCTTCCGCTAAGTCTGGGTGCTACCCCAAATTAGCAGCCGAGATGGAGACAGTCTGCTCATTGCGCTGCCCCATTGCCTTGGATGACAGTGGCAGGCATTCTCTGGAGAAATGAGGCCTTGAGGGCTCCACCGGACTGGAAGTCtccagcactggtgcttgagtatcctcCTTGTGCTCACTGGCTGGATataagggggtcaatgttgggggtggggagaagatgagatgctgtgtaccctggcagtgtcctgagaggaaggccccggggcagttgcatatgctcctcctccatctgggtgcatgatggcacctcCCTGTCTCCCTGAAGAGTAGGGTCACCCGGAGGGAGATCCAGGTTTcttgtccccctctcgcttagactctgctgcattgaGCCCATAGCTACAACAAGGTAGTGCAGGTCAGAACAATATGGGTCGAGTGTTCAACCAGACTTACCATGGAGCTTGCCAAACTCTCCACTGAGGAAACCATATACTCATATGCCTGGGATATgacagacgtcatggcttgcatggactccttcatggcatgcacaaagccacgcatgaccccaGGCATCATTGACAAATTTTCCCCATGATTTCGCAGAATTTCCGGCAGTCTTCTTGTAGcctcaaacagaggatcatcatctgGATGAGGccaagcaggggcctggtccccagcagtcctccgattgtcagggggccCACCtgacacatgctccctcagctactGGGACCTGTCTGTGTCATCCTACCAGAttttgacccagattctaatcattTTTTTTCCTGCAAGAGAAAGTgctgatttaatgacatgtcaaatgatgcattaatGGTGCTTTGAAGAATGGCGGTGGGTTCCACCACTGAAAATCCGTCCCTGCCGCATTATCCCACGTGTCTCCCGTGCCCGCCGCTGGAACAGTAATTTTTGAATTGCATGGGAAACGGCAAAAAGGGCGAAGCAGAAGTGACGCCAACTTATGTTTCTGCTGTCAGGAACGCCGTGAGATGTATAAAATACTGCCCGATGTTCCAGAGAGTAGGGATGagacagctaatgggaaggatggatCAACAAAAGGTCAAAGTTGAAAAACTGAAGGATGTAAGAGGGGAAATAAGGCTTGAGAAGAGTGGAGCCAGGAATAAAGCAATATGAAAATAAAGTCAAGAATTTAACATTCTGTTTGATGAGGGGAAGGAATTAACTTGGGCAAGGGGTGGAATAACGTAGTAAAGGCCaaaaagcaaagggtaatggtcaatggatgttttcgtgactggaaggctgtttccagtggggtcctgcagagctcagtactgggttccttgctttttgtcgtaagaagtttgcaaatgataaaaAAATGGCTgcgtagttgatagtgaggaagaaagctgcagactgcaggaagtcaCAATGGACTGTTCAGACAGGCAGAAAAGTGCCGATTGGAATTTACTGCATTTgctgaggtcaaacaaggcaacggaatatacaataaatggtagcatgctgagaagtgtagaggggcacagggaccttggtgtgcatatccacagatccctgaaggtagcaggacaggtagataaggtggttaagaagcaatatggatactttcctttattagctgctgtattgaatataacagcagggatgttacgctagaactgtataaaacattagttaagcACTAGAGCAAACACAATGCCAGAGAACTTTGCATGCTTGCTGCTGCGCCTGGGGTCAATGGCATGCATGTGCCATTAGATCTCTCTTCAGCCACCCAGTGACAGTCGGCAGTGTGAAGCCTAGACAGAGCTGCAGCCATTCCTATGGATGAGATGCTGCAGCCTCTACTCATTGCCACTGGCATGGTGGGCTATCCATCACCACCATCCGTGCCCTCATATTTGTCCATTTTCAGTCTTCCAAAGGGAACTGAGTTGGGTACTCACCCTTGCGGAGTGGAGAAAGTCACTGGCGcgcttgtggcactgcagccaggttctccaGATGAACCAACAAATTCTGGTATCCTCTGCAATCACTGTCCAGGCTTACTTGGTTGGGTGGGGAGGTCTCCTCCTTCTGTCCCTGGGGAAGGGGACCTCCCGCTTTGCCCgagtagcctggaggagaacacACAGGGAGTCATCACTGAACCATAGGGCCATCCAGGATCTTGCTTCTACCATGCCTACAAGTGCGTTTCTCCTGCGTGTTTCTTCGGAGGATGCTGGAGTGGTCACTGTCAACTGGATGTTGGCAGACCTGAGACGTCGAGAATATTTGCAGGGATGAGAGCTGCAGCAACAGATGTTTGAATCAGGGCTCGGATGTTGGGAGCCTTTCAAATATGGCGCCAGAACTTCCTTCCGCATCAGGTGATGACGTGGCTGCCTGAAAGCCCATCCCCAGCCGCTGAGTGGCTGCTAATTGGCGTGAGATCTCTACGGGAACAAGGTCGGAGTGGAAGGACTTTTGCCACCTGCTTCCACTTCCGCCTTCTCTTTCCCATCGGGTCCCGTGAAATCCCAGCCACTGAATTTGAATAAGTTTGTGATGGAGCTGGGGAGAGATTTTTCAACAGTTAATGAGATAGTGGATTTCAGATAAAGCAGCTGTTTACTGGTGGTTCAGGGGTTAACGACGTAGTCAGAAATAGCCTATCACCACCAAGTCCTGAGAAGTGAAGATACCCTGAGAGCTGGCCAGGTTTAAGAGATTGCCATGGACAAGGGTGGGAGAATATATTAGGTGCAATGAGTTAGACATTAACAATGCCTTTAGTTTTGCTGGGGTTATCTGTTTAACTCTTATTTGATAGAAAAGTAATATTTCCCCTTTTTTTAAAACCACTCACACCATTCCCAATTATCCAGTCCAAACAACAGGGAAGTAATCTACTTCTGGTGCTCTATTAATGCAGTTCTGGAACTGTCTTCAACTGAAAGGTCCATGTACTGGCCCAAGGTCATTCACTCACACAATTTTCTTTTCTTCCTAAGAAAAAATGCATTAACCTTTCTCAACAGCTACCCAGATAGCCCAGCGAAGGTTAAGGGCGTCTTATGACCAGAACTTAGATCCAACCAAATCTGCCAAGGTAATTTTGCCAAATTCCTTTTGTAGCCTGACAAATGGTACCATTAAGAGCAGGAAAAGAGCAATTGGAATGTCAAATTTTCAATCAATCTGGCTCACTGTGTAACTTTAGTAGTGCTTTGCTATCTTAATATACATAAGCAACCACTAAGAAATGCAACTGAGATAGACATTAGCACTTACCCATTCTAAAAAGCAAAGGGGTCAGACTTTGAGTAATGGACTGAAGCGGTTGTTTGGGAACATAAATCTCACCAGCCTAATAATCAGCTGGGAGTGAAGCCAATTTTGTGTGTCACAAATAATCCCAATCCATATGGCCAAAACCTTTTTTCCCATCATCCTCAGAAATGGCTACAGTTCAACAGTGGCACTACATAGGAAAAGATGCCTCACTAAAAGATGTTGCCTGTTGTCCTGCAGGCAGTCTGCCAATCTGATCTGGGCACATTAAGCGTAAAGTGCCTTTTTTAATCTCGCAATACGTATTTTTGGTTCAATTTTACGATTAGAACTGAGTGGGGAAATGGGCAATGATGCATTTAATAGGATCCTTTGATAGTTTAGTCAAAACAGAAACAATCAGCATATTCATTAAGTCTGATATTGGTAATATTCCCTTATGGTCCACATTATCTTGTAATTGAAACAATATCAAAATATCCAACTGGAATGTAAATTGTGACTGAATTAAGCTAATATGCAACACAGTGCCCGCAAGTATTGTCTGAATAACTTTCATGCTGATGGAAAGAAAATATTGGTAATCCAATCTGGCTATTTTAAATGGGCAGGTGAATTCCTTAATTTAACATCGTCACCAATGGACACTTAACAACAGAGCACCTGCCCATCCTTGAAAATTCTTTGCAATCTTAATATCCTTTTGAAAGGCTACACTACAGAGCCCTTTATTGATCTATTTCAGTCAGTAAATGTAAATGCAGATGCAAGGGGGTGATAGGTGGGGAAATCACCATTCAGCAATTCTATTCCTTTGCCTTTGTCAGCCTGCAGAGATTGATTGATTGCCACAAAATGTTCCTGCATTTGTTCGTGTGCCAGCTGATTATACATAAAGTATACATTtaatgaggtcctgcaagcagataTTTATTGCTATGTGCTGCTACATGTGGTGCAGAGATTTTCAAATTATACCCCACCCTGCCATCCCCCACTGccgaccaccaccaccccctgcccaAGAGTTATCTCTCACTTGAAAATGTTCCAAACTGCGAAGAATTTCTGAATTCAGTATTTTGCTGTATTACCTGGTCAGACTTTGAGTAATGGAGTGAAGCAGCTGTTTGGGAACATAAATCTTACCAGCAGAGAACCGGCTACATTGTATTTCCGTTTATCATTCTCGGGAATGGTAAAAAATAGGTCGGAGTATCCAGTTTCCCGTGTACCGATTTCCCGATGGTGGCAGGTTAGAAGCACCATTCTCAGCCACAGTCTTCATCAAGGCTAACCAAAGTCTTTCATTGACAGAAATCTGGAAGCAGGTTGCAAATTGAAGGTGATGCTAAA comes from Heterodontus francisci isolate sHetFra1 chromosome 5, sHetFra1.hap1, whole genome shotgun sequence and encodes:
- the LOC137370294 gene encoding putative nuclease HARBI1, with product MDAGMSAHPQDKGKLLSNVREAMKMSCEMASEIWEIISMTCNHKILGSIGDMCGISEAALHRCIKEVTNALFHHANDFVYFPIDKDSPATRSEAFGAIAHFPRLQGVIECTHVVIRAAWDQTAAFVNRKGVHSLSIQLVCDHSTSQLGGRILGDKGYPHLTWLMRPVRHLQNTAEKRYNAAHTFTRAIIEHTIGLLKICFRYLDQSGGAFQYASQRVSQIIIVCCALHNLAMQRRHILHAEEREEQQSFSDEDE